In Spinacia oleracea cultivar Varoflay chromosome 5, BTI_SOV_V1, whole genome shotgun sequence, a single window of DNA contains:
- the LOC110805043 gene encoding SKP1-like protein 1A — translation MASSSSASASSKKVILKSSDNEEFSIDEEVALELETVKHMIEDDCADNAIPLPNVTSKILAKVIEYCKKHVESAAAAAAAAASQSDQSSSSRTVAVDGELKKWDADFVNVDQNTLFDLILAANYLNIKSLLDLTCQTVADMIKGKTPEEIRKIFNIRNDFTPEEEEAIKKENQWAFE, via the coding sequence ATGGCATCCTCATCATCCGCATCCGCATCATCGAAAAAGGTGATCCTGAAATCGTCCGACAACGAGGAATTCAGCATCGACGAGGAAGTCGCGCTGGAATTAGAGACAGTGAAGCACATGATCGAAGACGACTGCGCCGACAATGCGATTCCTCTGCCGAACGTCACAAGCAAGATTCTGGCGAAGGTGATCGAGTACTGTAAAAAACATGTTgaatctgctgctgctgctgctgctgctgctgcttcccAATCGGATCAGTCTAGTAGTAGTAGAACTGTTGCTGTTGATGGCGAACTCAAGAAGTGGGATGCGGATTTTGTTAATGTTGATCAGAACACACTCTTCGATCTAATCTTGGCTGCTAATTACCTCAACATCAAGAGTCTGCTTGACTTGACTTGTCAAACAGTCGCTGATATGATAAAAGGAAAGACTCCGGAGGAGATTAGGAAGATATTCAACATTAGGAACGACTTTACACCGGAGGAGGAAGAGGCGATTAAGAAGGAGAACCAATGGGCTTTTGAATGA
- the LOC130460809 gene encoding dirigent protein 22-like, translating to MNLLVFTTFSRADWPETSTWAKTERYGHEHKTVLQFYFHEISIGESSTIALIAQAKPADPNDVFPFGNLYMADEFLTVGPKANSTLIGRAQSFSGSSASQEGVNSFMGLCYSFVNGVHNGSSFNILGRNSILNPIRELPFVGGTRIFRMARGYAMAQQSHLHGSGPRYNYRGPGYFCKLM from the coding sequence ATGAATTTGTTAGTATTTACAACTTTTAGTCGGGCTGATTGGCCCGAAACTTCAACTTGGGCCAAAACAGAACGTTATGGCCATGAACACAAAACTGTCCTACAATTCTACTTCCATGAGATTTCTATTGGGGAATCCTCCACCATTGCATTGATCGCCCAAGCCAAACCCGCTGACCCGAACGATGTATTCCCTTTCGGCAACTTGTACATGGCCGACGAGTTTCTAACTGTCGGCCCGAAAGCAAACTCAACGCTCATCGGCCGGGCCCAAAGTTTCTCCGGGTCATCAGCTTCTCAAGAAGGTGTGAACTCTTTTATGGGCCTGTGTTATAGCTTTGTTAACGGGGTCCATAATGGGAGCTCGTTTAACATTTTGGGCCGAAACTCGATCTTGAATCCGATTAGGGAGTTACCGTTTGTTGGTGGTACGCGTATTTTTAGAATGGCCCGTGGTTATGCAATGGCCCAACAATCCCACTTGCATGGATCTGGTCCACGCTATAATTACCGTGGACCAGGGTATTTTTGTAAATTAATGTGA
- the LOC130460851 gene encoding probable carboxylesterase 15, with amino-acid sequence MSTLKPATTTTTTTTTTTTTTTAPTPTENENPHVVEDFNGMLKLLSDGSIIRHPILINPVPRLDVDMYHAISRYNFDYDPIHNLRARVYRDDLRLYQPYLEGPLRYPIIILYIHGGFGGGFCLSSRTLTLTDNFCLRLSYELADCVVSVDYRLAPEHRLPAAIDDVWNALKWIRETFCDGPNPVGYGRVVIFGDSAGGNIAHNLAVRYASGGWRELGPVQVVGFVLLAPMFGGGERTKSELEGSTHSFFNLDAIDRCWRLAIPVGETFDYPLMNPFGPRSPNLEAILGCSTEAPSSSLDLYPSEQTKKMKQDLQVLFANPVLYPPEQTKKRRGNTLRKPRKKDEAEKKVELGPMLVMVGGKDLLRDRVKDYADRMSQLGIKVDYFEFEGLEHGFLANISDPKPENLLLSLIKKFVREKIRGCPPQ; translated from the exons ATGTCAACCCTCAAacccgccaccaccaccacaaccaccaccaccacaactaCCACTACCACTACCGCTCCCACTCCTACAGAAAATGAAAACCCTCACGTAGTAGAAGACTTCAATGGAATGCTCAAGCTCCTCAGCGACGGCTCCATAATCCGCCACCCAATCTTGATCAACCCGGTCCCCCGGTTAGATGTCGATATGTATCATGCAATCTCCCGGTATAACTTCGATTACGACCCGATCCACAACCTCCGTGCCCGGGTTTACCGAGATGATCTTCGCCTCTACCAACCCTACCTCGAAGGACCCCTAAGGTACCCTATCATCATCCTCTACATTCACGGCGGCTTCGGCGGCGGCTTCTGCCTCAGCTCTCGTACTCTAACTCTAACTGACAATTTCTGCCTTCGACTCAGCTACGAGCTAGCTGACTGTGTCGTCTCGGTCGACTACCGCCTTGCTCCAGAACACCGGCTTCCGGCTGCTATTGATGACGTATGGAATGCTCTCAAGTGGATCCGGGAGACTTTTTGCGATGGTCCGAATCCGGTAGGGTATGGGCGGGTGGTCATCTTCGGTGACTCAGCCGGGGGGAATATAGCCCATAATCTGGCAGTTCGTTATGCGAGTGGCGGCTGGAGAGAATTGGGCCCGGTCCAGGTTGTTGGGTTTGTGCTATTGGCTCCTATGTTTGGTGGTGGTGAAAGGACCAAGTCGGAGTTAGAAGGTTCTACTCATAGTTTTTTCAATTTGGATGCCATTGACAG GTGCTGGAGACTAGCCATACCGGTTGGAGAAACATTTGATTATCCCTTGATGAACCCATTTGGACCAAGAAGCCCCAATCTAGAGGCAATTCTGGGTTGCTCAACAG AGGCACCCAGTTCAAGTCTTGATTTGTACCCCTCTGAACAAACAAAAAAGATGAAGCAGGACCTTCAAGTTCTGTTTGCAAATCCTGTTTTGTACCCCCCTGAACAAACAAAAAAGAGGAGAGGCAATACCTTAAGAAAGCCAAGGAAGAAAGATGAAGCAGAGAAGAAGGTTGAGCTGGGTCCTATGCTGGTCATGGTGGGTGGAAAAGATCTTCTGAGAGACAGAGTCAAAGATTATGCAGACAGGATGAGCCAGTTGGGGATCAAGGTCGACTATTTTGAGTTTGAAGGTCTGGAGCATGGCTTCTTGGCTAACATTTCTGACCCTAAACCAGAAAATCTGCTTCTAAGCTTGATCAAGAAGTTCGTCAGGGAGAAGATAAGAGGATGTCCACCTCAGTGA